A stretch of DNA from Thermococcus sp. Bubb.Bath:
GTAAGCGCAATCCTCTTGAGGGGATCCCGCTCCTTCAGCGCCTCTGCAAAGGCCCCCCTGTAGTTGCCCAGCCTGAGGAACTCCTCGAACCTGCCCATCTCACTCACCGCCCTTGGATGTTCAACTTTGAACTAGAAAAGGCTTTCGATTGGATTCTATGGCCGCCTCAAGGTTAACTATCACCTCGTTAACAACCGTCCAGGCCATCAGGGGTTCCCGGTAGATGCTCACCAGCTCTCCAGGTGGAAGCCTCCTAAAGTCCCCGTGGGGAAATCCTCCGATGATGACCGCGGGGTTCTCAATCTCCGCCAGTATTTCCCCAAGTTCGCGCCCCCGGACTAGTCTTCCGCCCTCGTGCATGACGAAGATCGCATCTGGGGCTAACTCCTTCAGCAGCTCATTCAGTGTCTTTTTTTCCATCCTGAGAAGGCCCAGCTTCTTTGGAACGCTCCCCTCAACGAACAGCTTCTCCATCAGTCCAACGAACCTGTTGTAGTTCCGGGGTATCCTAGTCTCTGGCTTTACAGTTATCACCTCGTCGTTTCTCGTGTGAACGTAAATCCGGAGGTGACCCTCCCTATTGAGGATGCTCTCCAGGGCGTTCAGGAGGGAGATGTGGATTATATCAGGTCTCCCGCGACGCTCAGCCTCTGGAAGCCCCTTTATAGCGGCGTGATGGTAAGTTGCATCGAGCAGCATCCCCATGGGCTTCTTTCTCCTCCTCCAGGCGTGGCTCTGGATGGCCGGGTGACCCGCAATCCTTTGGGGAACCAGTTCGAGCTCGGATTCAGCCAGTATCAGATGGAGCATTCCCGGTCTCCTCCGTTATTTCAACTCCCCTGTCCCTCAGGTCCTGGATTATCCTCCTGAACGTGTCTATGCGCATTCCGAGTATCTCCGGCGGGATAACGTCGTGAATGCAGCTGCCCTCGGCAACAAGCCTCACAACAGAAGCAGCCGTAAAACCCGTCAGCCTTGACATTGAGGTGAACCCACCCCTCTCCTCATCGTATACAGTGTAAGCCATCCTCGTTCTCTCACCGTTGAGCAGACCGAGGCCTTCCACGCGCATTATCGAGAAGTCGGGGCTCTCGTAGGTCATCAGGGGTGTTATCACCTTCAGGGTGAAGTCGACGTTCTCCTCCTTGAAGAAGCCGAGCTCCTTCAGAACCCTCATCCTCTCCAGGTGCCCCGGCCATCTGAGGGTCCACTCTTCTAGAGTTTCCGCCCTCACACTCTCAAGGAGGCTCCTGAGGCCGTCACTCGGAAACGCCTCAAACTCAAAATCCCCTATCGTAACCTTCTGGGTTTCCCCAAGCGGATCCATGGAGGTGAGCTCCCCACCCCTTATCACCCTCGCCGGCCGGACGTATTCTTCAATTAAATCTCTAGGTGACCATGTAATTCTGTAATAAAGTGGAGATTTGGGAACCTTCGGTAGACCCCCGACGTAGATGCGGCCTGCTTCGAGTGTGTCTATCTCACCCCAGATCCTGCCCATCAAAACGTGGCTGAGACCCGGTGCAAAGCCGGCGTCAAATATAACTGTTACTCCTGCATTCTCGGCCTGATCCCTGAGCTCAAGAGGGTTCTGCGGCATGAATGACACGTCCACCATATCCACTCCCGCCTCGATGGCCGCCCGGGCCGCATTGTATCCCATATTACCTGGAAGAGTTCCGACTATGAGATCGAAGCCCTTCATGACATTGACGAGCTTTTCAAAGTTCGACGCGTCCAACTCCAGCGGAACCGCGAACTCCGAGACCTCCGCCAGTTTCTCCCGGCTTATATCCGCTATATGGACCTCAAAATCATCCCTCAAATCCCACGCAACTGCCTTCCCGATGTTTCCAGCACCGAGAACAAGAACCTTCATTCTTATAACCCCCAGCAGGTTTTTACCAAAGAATCAACCTTCCAGCTCGGCAAGGCCGTCGTCGATTTCAAGAAGCTCCCGCAGGTTCTTTATCTTAATGAAGTTCTCCCTCTCGAAGAGCAGTGCAACGTCGTGCTTGTAGGGCGAGGCCTTCTGAATGAGGAGCGTGTTGTCGTCCATGACGTAGGTAAACCGACCAGGACTGTCGTCGACCCAGGCTATCGGCTCGTCAGGGTGGAGGTCGCGTATGTTCTCGAACTTCTGCAGCATGTCTCTGGTCGTTTTGAAGGTTACAACGGAGTCAAATTCGTCGTACCAGCCCGTTTTCCGCATGAAGATAACCTTTCCCCCAGGATAGGTGTGCTGTCCGGAGAAGCTGATGACCTTCCTCCCCCGTTTCCTAAGGCTTCGGACGACCCTCCGCGCGTTGGGAAAGTCCTGAATGAACTCCGGCATCAGGCGGTAGTACTCGTGGATCGTCCCCTGGGCCACGAGCTCATGTATGACTCCAAGGTGACGATAGGTGAGCTTCCCCTTGATGAAGAGAAAGAGTGCCTGATAGTACTCATCGTAGAGGTCGCTCTCAATGACCGCGGGCATCGTCTTCTCTATCGCCAAACGCAGGGCCCTTTCAACGGCCTGGGTGCTGTCAACGAGCGTTCCATCGAAGTCAAAGAGGTACACAACCATATCTCTCCCTGGCTGAGATGGGAGTGAGGATTATATAACAGTTGCGCGGTGCAAAAAATTTAAAAACTTTCAAGGAGACAACAGTGCAGAATTTTTGCAAGGCTCAGGTTTATAAAGGGCCACGATGAGTTTTGGGAGGTGATGCTCATGGCTTACCACAAGCGTGGTGGAAACCGTAACAAGAAGAAAGGAAGTGGGAGGGGAGGGAACACTGGAGGCGAGGAGATAATCCGCGTCCCACTCCCCCGGGAAGGCCAGGTGTTTGGAATAATCGAGCAGGCCCTCGGTTCCGGCTGGATGGATGTCCGCTGTTCGGACGGAAAGATCAGGAGATGCAGAATCCCCGGAAAGCTCAAGAGAAGGATGTGGATGCGCGTTGGCGACGTTGTCATAGTCCAACCTTGGGATGTTCAGAGCGACGAGCGCGGGGATATTGTCTACAGATACACCAGAACCCAGGTCGACTGGCTCCTCAGAAGGGGCAAGATAAGCAGGGACTTCATAAGCGGCGGCGAAGCCCTCTTCTGACGGCGAAGTGAGGCGCCATGCGGGAGGACGTCATCGAGCGAGAAATAGAGGGCATGCTGGGTCTCCAGGAACGACGGGAGAAGGACAGTGAGCTCTACAAGATAGCCAACGAGGTCTTTGACAGAACGACCAGGGAGACGCTGGCTTACCTCCACAAGAGGGACAAAATTGGAGCCCTCAGCGGCGTTATCAGCACAGGAAAAGAGGCCAACGTCTTCGCGGGCGTGGACGGAGAGGGGAAAAGGATAGCTGTGAAGGTTTACAGGACTTACACCACCGAGTTCCGGAGGATGTGGGAGTACCTGGCATCGGACCCGAGGGTCGGCTACCTCCCGAAGGACATGAGAAAGCTCGTCTTCGTCTGGACGAGAAGGGAGTTCAAGAACCTCCAGAGGGCAATGAAATACGCAGTTAGGATCCCGGAGCCGGAAGTTTTCCGAAACAACGTCCTGGTCATGGAGTTCATAGGTGACGATTCACCAGCTCCCCGCCTGAAGGACGTCGAGAGAGAACTCGAAGGAAGGGACTTTGAAGAGCTGTACAACACGCTCATGTCGGTTATAGAGCGCCTCTGGAAGAGGGGGGAGATGGTCCACGGGGATTTGAGCGAGTACAACGTGCTGCTCCATGATGACCCCGTTGTAATAGACTGGTCCCAGGCAACCGTTAAGAGGAACCGCATGAGTCTGGAACTCCTCAGAAGGGACATACGGAACGTTGTGAACTACTTCGCGAGAAAGGGAGTGAGAACCTACGACCCTGATGAGAAGTTCAGGGAACTGGCCGGGATTTAGGGGTGAGATTATGGACGAGTTCGAGAGGTTACTCAAGAAGTACGAACGCGTTGATAAGGACGGTGCCAGAGAGAGGGAAGAGAAGGGCATAAGCTATGTCTCAAACGGTGAACAGGAGGAGTTCGTCAGGATACCCAAGGAGAGAACGGCCGTCCTAATCGGAAAGAAGGGAAGTACCAAGGCGGAGATAGAGAGGAGAACGGGGACTAAAATTGAGGTGGACAGCGAGACGGGGGAGGTCTTCATAAGCTCCACGGAAAAGACCGAAGACCCCCTGGCCGTATGGAAGGCAAGAGACATTGTGACTGCGATAGGTAGGGGTTTCTCACCGCAGAGGGCGTTCCGCCTGCTGAACGAGGGTGAGACCCTTGAAGTTGTGAACCTGACCGATGTAATCATAGGAAACGACAAGAACGCCCTGCCCCGCATCAGAGGAAGAATTATAGGGAGAAAAGGTAGGACGAGGGAGATTATAGAGGAGATGAGCGGGGCGGAGGTAAGCGTCTACGGAAAGACCGTCGCGATAATCGGCAATCCGATTCAGGTAGAGATGGCCAAAACCGCGGTTGAAAAGCTCGCCAGGGGCTCCCCCCATGGAGTTGTGTACAAATACCTTGAAAGGCGGAAGAAAGATCTTGAACTTGAGAGCACCGCATACTACGAGACAATCGAGGGGAAGGCCCCTGATACCAAAGAAAACCTTGAAGACGACGACTTTTGGGAGGATTGAAGATGGCCGAGGCGAACCAGCTGTTTAAGGAGTTCAAAATCCAGAGCGTAAGCGAGTTCTTCAGGCGAAACGCGGCAATGCTCGGTTACACGGGCAAAGTCCGCTCCCTGACTACCCTCGTACACGAAGCAGTTACCAACTCGCTGGACGCGTGTGAAGAGGCAGGGATAGCACCGTACGTGAGGGTCGAAGTTGAGGAACTCGGAAGCGAACGCTACAGGATTATAATCGAGGACAACGGCCCTGGAATCCCTGAGAAGTACATAACCCATGTCTTTGGAAAGATGCTCGCCGGAACGAAGGCCCACAGGAACATCCAGAGCAGGGGGCAGCAGGGTATAGGTATCAGCGGCGCCGTCATGTTCGCCCAGATAACGAGCGGAAAAGCAACGCGCGTCATCACCTCCACCGGAGATGACAAAATCATAGAGGCGTGGGTTAAAATCGACGTCGACAAGAACGAGGGCAAAATCGTCAAGAAGGAGAAGCACCCGAATCCAAAGGGATGGAGGGGCACCAGGATAGAGTTCGAGGTGAAGAACGTCCGCTACATCCGCTCGAAGCAGGGTGTCTACTGGTACCTCAAGCTAACGGCAATAGCCAACCCGCACGCCCATATAGATCTCATAGAGCCCGATGGAAAGCTCATAATCTTCCCGCGCTCAAGTGAGGAAGTGCCGGAGCCGCCGGTTGAGATGAAGCCCCACCCGCGCGGAGTTCTCACGGACGACGTTTACAGGATGGCCAAGAAGACCAGAAGGAACACGGTGAAGCGCTTCCTCATAGGCGAGTTCTCCAGGATAAGTGAGAAGAAGGTCGACGAGCTGGTGGAGTACGTCGCTGCACTGAGGCTCATAAAAACTGAGAAGGACAAGAACGTCCAGAAACAGCTCTACGAGAGGCTGGCCAAGGGGGATGTTAAGGCGGTTCTCCGCTCCTTCAGGGGGTACACGAAGGTCGTCAAGCAGGTGGCCAAGATAATGGAAAAGCCACCGGAGAAGCTCACCTGGCACGAGGCGGAGGAGATAGTCGAGGCCTTCAAGTACATAAAGTTCTTGGCACCTCCAACTCACGGCCTGAGACCGATAGGCGAGAAGAACATCGAGAGGGGTTTGAAGGGCATCCTCAAGCCGGAGTTCGTTACTGCCGTTACAAGGCCGCCGAAGGTTTACTCCGGTGGAATCCCCTTCCAGGTGGAGGTTGGAGTAGCCTACGGAGGCCAGATTTCACCGGGCTTTGACGTCTTCCGCTACGCCAACAGGGTTCCTCTCCTCTTTGATGCAGGCTCCTGTGTTACAACAATAGCAGCTCGCTCAGTAGACTGGAAGCGCTACAAGGTTGACGACCCGGACAGGACGCCCCTCGTCGTTATGATAAACGTGGTCAGCGTCCACGTCCCCTACACAGGAACCGGAAAGCAGAGCATAGCCAGCGATGAGGATATCTACAACGAGATAAGGCTTGCCATCATGGACGCCGCCAGAAGGCTCC
This window harbors:
- a CDS encoding 16S rRNA methyltransferase produces the protein MLHLILAESELELVPQRIAGHPAIQSHAWRRRKKPMGMLLDATYHHAAIKGLPEAERRGRPDIIHISLLNALESILNREGHLRIYVHTRNDEVITVKPETRIPRNYNRFVGLMEKLFVEGSVPKKLGLLRMEKKTLNELLKELAPDAIFVMHEGGRLVRGRELGEILAEIENPAVIIGGFPHGDFRRLPPGELVSIYREPLMAWTVVNEVIVNLEAAIESNRKPFLVQS
- a CDS encoding saccharopine dehydrogenase family protein, translated to MKVLVLGAGNIGKAVAWDLRDDFEVHIADISREKLAEVSEFAVPLELDASNFEKLVNVMKGFDLIVGTLPGNMGYNAARAAIEAGVDMVDVSFMPQNPLELRDQAENAGVTVIFDAGFAPGLSHVLMGRIWGEIDTLEAGRIYVGGLPKVPKSPLYYRITWSPRDLIEEYVRPARVIRGGELTSMDPLGETQKVTIGDFEFEAFPSDGLRSLLESVRAETLEEWTLRWPGHLERMRVLKELGFFKEENVDFTLKVITPLMTYESPDFSIMRVEGLGLLNGERTRMAYTVYDEERGGFTSMSRLTGFTAASVVRLVAEGSCIHDVIPPEILGMRIDTFRRIIQDLRDRGVEITEETGNAPSDTG
- a CDS encoding serine protein kinase RIO, whose protein sequence is MREDVIEREIEGMLGLQERREKDSELYKIANEVFDRTTRETLAYLHKRDKIGALSGVISTGKEANVFAGVDGEGKRIAVKVYRTYTTEFRRMWEYLASDPRVGYLPKDMRKLVFVWTRREFKNLQRAMKYAVRIPEPEVFRNNVLVMEFIGDDSPAPRLKDVERELEGRDFEELYNTLMSVIERLWKRGEMVHGDLSEYNVLLHDDPVVIDWSQATVKRNRMSLELLRRDIRNVVNYFARKGVRTYDPDEKFRELAGI
- the top6B gene encoding DNA topoisomerase VI subunit B, which encodes MAEANQLFKEFKIQSVSEFFRRNAAMLGYTGKVRSLTTLVHEAVTNSLDACEEAGIAPYVRVEVEELGSERYRIIIEDNGPGIPEKYITHVFGKMLAGTKAHRNIQSRGQQGIGISGAVMFAQITSGKATRVITSTGDDKIIEAWVKIDVDKNEGKIVKKEKHPNPKGWRGTRIEFEVKNVRYIRSKQGVYWYLKLTAIANPHAHIDLIEPDGKLIIFPRSSEEVPEPPVEMKPHPRGVLTDDVYRMAKKTRRNTVKRFLIGEFSRISEKKVDELVEYVAALRLIKTEKDKNVQKQLYERLAKGDVKAVLRSFRGYTKVVKQVAKIMEKPPEKLTWHEAEEIVEAFKYIKFLAPPTHGLRPIGEKNIERGLKGILKPEFVTAVTRPPKVYSGGIPFQVEVGVAYGGQISPGFDVFRYANRVPLLFDAGSCVTTIAARSVDWKRYKVDDPDRTPLVVMINVVSVHVPYTGTGKQSIASDEDIYNEIRLAIMDAARRLQTYLSGKHRHLRQAKRRKTFEKYIPEIARALSVLTGEPEEAVGSYFIGLVESHFAAKESETNPAEVSENA
- a CDS encoding KH domain-containing protein, with amino-acid sequence MDEFERLLKKYERVDKDGAREREEKGISYVSNGEQEEFVRIPKERTAVLIGKKGSTKAEIERRTGTKIEVDSETGEVFISSTEKTEDPLAVWKARDIVTAIGRGFSPQRAFRLLNEGETLEVVNLTDVIIGNDKNALPRIRGRIIGRKGRTREIIEEMSGAEVSVYGKTVAIIGNPIQVEMAKTAVEKLARGSPHGVVYKYLERRKKDLELESTAYYETIEGKAPDTKENLEDDDFWED
- a CDS encoding HAD family hydrolase produces the protein MVVYLFDFDGTLVDSTQAVERALRLAIEKTMPAVIESDLYDEYYQALFLFIKGKLTYRHLGVIHELVAQGTIHEYYRLMPEFIQDFPNARRVVRSLRKRGRKVISFSGQHTYPGGKVIFMRKTGWYDEFDSVVTFKTTRDMLQKFENIRDLHPDEPIAWVDDSPGRFTYVMDDNTLLIQKASPYKHDVALLFERENFIKIKNLRELLEIDDGLAELEG
- the eif1A gene encoding translation initiation factor eIF-1A: MAYHKRGGNRNKKKGSGRGGNTGGEEIIRVPLPREGQVFGIIEQALGSGWMDVRCSDGKIRRCRIPGKLKRRMWMRVGDVVIVQPWDVQSDERGDIVYRYTRTQVDWLLRRGKISRDFISGGEALF